From Melospiza melodia melodia isolate bMelMel2 chromosome 2, bMelMel2.pri, whole genome shotgun sequence:
ATGCCCCCATTTTCAACATCAAAGTCAAAGTTTTGTTGGTCAGGACACCTTCTTAGGGCAACATGCAGAACACAGTCCAGTGGCTGCTTGTTACAGTGCAACACCCAGAGAAATCTTTTAGTGTGGTCCTTTCTCTGATGTGCTTGGCTATCTCTCCAGACAGAATTTTCAGGTTTTCTCTTGACTTTTCTAGTTCAGAGGTTGAAGTGAGGTAACTAAATCAGTATTTTAATTTCATTAGAAAGAAGACTTTAGACCAAAACATCAAGGAGAATGCCACAGATTAACAACggattaaatgaaaaaaaacccaaaacccattAAAATACTTTTGAGTTAATTTTCCTTTCTACCTTTAAGTAAAATTAGCCTCTAGGCTTCATTTCAGAGAAGTTTGAAATGAAAAAGTCTCTGAAAAAACTTAATGTATTAATTCAGTCATTATAAGCCCAGGTGGTGGGAAATAAATATTTGAAATCAACAAGCTGTTAGGACAAGTACAGTCTCCAGTTAAAAAGACTGGAAGCCAGATCTGCAAACCCAACAATGCTGTTCTTCAAGAGTAGCTGAATGCCTGTAACTTTATACTCTCCTTATATGTGATAATACTGTTGAGTCCAAGTCCATCCTAATTTTACAGATAAAAACATTAATGTGGGATTTATACTTCTGTCAGTATCTTCCCAGTCAACATTTTCAGATGTCTTTATGCACCACAGAATTTAGTGTGTAGTTTATTATGTGGGTATTAGGAAGTCTACAGAGATGCTTCTCCTTGCACATCCTGATCTTTTGTCTACCAGGATGAGCAAAGCTGGACACGTTCTCACAAACACTGCAGAGTTGACTTCAAGTAATCAAAAGCGCAGAAATCTTCACAGCAATGCAAGGATGATGCTGACCAAGTCCTGTCAAGAAGACAAGGATACATACCTTGCTGAACAATGGCACTTTATTCCCTATGCAGAATGGAAAGTTTACTTGATCTTCCTCCAACATGTCACTGGAAATAAAAGTTCCCTTCAAACTGTTTCAAGAACAGATGCCATTTCCTTGAACTGTCTGACGAAGTTCTAAAAAGCAAGAATTGGGACAAATTTCAGTTGCTTGAAGAAAAGCTCAAACTGCAGTTCGAACTAGTGTGTTAGACAAAAAAATACTGTCCATATTTCTCACTTTCAATGTACAGCTTGAAAATatctgctttcctttctgtgtgcTGGCTGGCATTTGAGCACATTAACTATGAAACCTAAAAAGGTGATGCCTTATTAGCATGGCATTAATAGGAAAAGgtgctacaaaagaaaaaaaataaaaagtagctCTCAtgccataaaaataaaaaaaaaaaccctttctcACATGAATGTTTCTACTCCCATCTGAAATAAACCAGACTTCTCAAATGTAGCATTCATTTCCTGAAGTAGCCAAAGAACAAATTATCAAACAGGCTTCAACCAGAATAAATACAACATTTTACAACACCCAAGAATTCAGAATATCCTCAAATTTCTGCTAATCAAATTCCAAGGATCTATTTAAGTTGGTATGATATTCTAGGTGATGTATTGACCCTTTAAACAGGAATGACAATACAAGGGCCATGGTTATGCAAAACTAAAGTTACATACATTCATAGATGGAGACACAGCAACTAAGAGTCAGTCATGATAAAGCAGACTGTTCTCCATTCCTAATCATTAACAATTGTTAGGCTTAAGCCAAGTTTTAGATTTTGAGGCTGGGGAACAGTTCCGTAGATCAAAAACATTCTATGAACTCTTAATATGGCAGAAGGAGAGCTGGCAAGCTCTAAAAGATTTTATGTCTTTGTTTGTTAGTTTATTTGTAGGAGAAATGATCAATTACTGCTCAATTGACATTTTCAGTTAAGTGAGGTAGAACTAAATACTATGAAGTAAGTATTCTGTGTTTTAAACAGTTATTTAATGCTTCCTGTTTGCATGACTGTACAAGTAAACAAGCAGCACAAACAGATGCACCAGGGTACACAGCTGACCCTCCCAACAATGGCACTGCTGTTTTCAGGACACTGAACATTCAAGTAACACTCAGAACAGACCTTGAACTGTGGGATCGTCATTTCAAAAGATTTGTCTGTTATTTGTCCTGAAGGGTCTGCCACTGTTAGTGTCACTGTGACATAGGGGTACTTCAGAGACCTGCAGGTGTCAGAGCTCATCGCAACTCCCAGCTTCCATTTCATATCTACAAACTACAAAGATGAAAATCGTTGGAAACAGTGTCACAGACAGAGATCTACCATTGCTATTCACAGACAATACAGGACATCTAGAGATCTTATCCAAATGGAAAACAAACATAAATATTCAGGTTTTATTATGACGACAAATCATCTGCCCTTCCCTTTAATGGTGAATAAATAAGTAATTTAATAAGTTATTTCACTTTATCTGTTCTCCTTATTCAAGTACAATCAACAGGCAAGTACACTCTTCTTAAAATTCTAGTAAGAGGAGCTTAAGCCACAGAGTTCACCCAGCTTGTATACCAGGCAATCAGATTTTTGACGGTTTTTTTTCgaagtttcaaaatcagaaacttctAAGTCTAAACCAAGTAATTCAGAATAGCAATAACAGAGAAAAATTATGGCATTTAATAACTACGTTTTAGATAAATCAAAGTACATAACAGATACATTTCAGACAAGCAAGTTGTAATTTTTAGCCTTTTGTGAAGAAAAGCCTTTAGAAGTTTATATCAAGCCTCAGAAAAAGATTCTCCTTTCCTAAGTCTATACTCATTTAAActgctgtcagaaaaaaaaaatcttaaaatgtaAACAAATTGCTACTTTTTCTAGTAAAAAGGGGATGCTGGAAATTGACATAAAGTacctttaaaaataatatttaaatttaaGGGAGACAAAAAATGAGCAGTCAAGTGGTGGTGTTAACAACTTTAAAGAACAATTTACACTTAAAACAGATTTACATAATGAGCTAATAGAATAGTCTGCCAGACTGACTGCCATTCATCTTCCCTAAGAGTAGTACAAAacatgaatttttaaaaaggcaGAAAATGTGACTTTATAATCCAAACAATGATATCAGAAAACTGTTCAGCGCGCAGACAACCTTTATTGTATATGCTGCTTTAACTGAGTAGGTATTTGGCAACACGTAACTGTGCACACAGGTAGGAAAGCTTTCAGCAGCCATCTACCTCTGCCTGCCtgacaacacaacacaacacacacAGTGAGACACTGACATGTCTGAAACGTTCAccatcagctctgctgctctttgtcCTTTAGTTACCTGCCCCACTGTGGCCGTAGTTGTTGCATCTTCTGACACAGCGATGGCTTTGCCCTGCTCGTTCCACACGTGCCGAATAACCTGAACCGCGTGTTTTGGCAGAGTGCTGACGCCACTGCCCAAGGAGGTGACGAGTTCCTCTGTAGAGAGGTTGTTCCTGGCTGCTGTGCTGTAACAGATACATCCAGAGACCTCTGCATCAATTTCATTCTCCACCACCGTAATACAATTCCTCATTTCACCCCAACGAGACAGCTTTTATTTCTACCTTATGTGTACTTTAAAACAATTCAGCAgcccatgattactttttttccaGAACCTTATTGATCTTCTATATCCATGTGCAGAAAACAACAAGACCTTAATATGCCTTAATAAGCAGAGGCCTAGCCTTGCTGGGCTTGCACAACATCCAACATCAAACCAAAAATAATCACCGCCTCCAAGTGCTGCACCAACTGGAAGGCTGAAGTCAGTGAGGGCTGTGTGTGTAGAGAGTTAATCAGTATCGTTATTTTAGAAACAACTCAATTTAATTAAACACGCAGGTGGAATTGAAGCGCCACCAAAAGTAAGGACTTCAAGGTCACAGTATAATGGATACACTAAAGGGAGTCAAATGATGCCACGAACCCTTCAACTGAAAAGGCAGCCAGTCTAAAGGAAAACTGCCTCTTGATTTCCTCTACAGAAACAAGTACACAAAAAATCCTTCTCTGTGTTTGCTCATGCAGGTTCACTCCTCCTAAAGAAGCATCAATACAAGAGAAAGTGAGTTAGTCCTCCAAGTAGCATGGTTGAATATAACTTCAGATATTCTATTTTACAGATGGAAAAGTAGTATATTAAATTTCTACTGATATTTTCCTGATCTGTATTAATGTTACATAAAACATTTAGATACTATATATTTAAAGGACAAGCAAGATCTTGAAAACTTTATCTTTCTAAAAATAGAAACATTTATCAACTAAAAATACTCCCTAAAAACTTAACTCATGGCAGAATGCAATATTTTAAGCTCTGTATCCTTCAAAAAAGCACCAATGCCGATTTCTGATCTCCAAGAAACAAGAAGTTTTTAAAATACACTTTTTCCAGGATGAGCAAAAGCCCATCTGACTTTTGGCTTTTTCCAGGATTGTCAAAAGCCCAGCTGACTTAGCTTTAAAAGTGAGCTTAACTTCCTCTATCTTGCCACTTAGGTCTAGAGCTTGCAGATGGCATCTCAGAAccatttcctctttttatttttaattacaaaACGTGATACTATATATTAAGTAACTACACTTTTTAATAATCAGACTAAGCCCAGGTGCTCTTTTCTGTGTACTGAGACTTACAAACTTTTACCTTTTTCCCAAATCAGTTCATTTTATACTGACATTTGATATA
This genomic window contains:
- the COMMD6 gene encoding COMM domain-containing protein 6 gives rise to the protein MAGGSAGALARALVALDGGGAADKIRLIPQDFFAELCEQIIQHLNHKIPGINTAELCQRIQTSGVDINIGDLAKVANTLSFLFSTAARNNLSTEELVTSLGSGVSTLPKHAVQVIRHVWNEQGKAIAVSEDATTTATVGQFVDMKWKLGVAMSSDTCRSLKYPYVTVTLTVADPSGQITDKSFEMTIPQFKNFVRQFKEMASVLETV